Part of the Kamptonema formosum PCC 6407 genome, AGAAGTAATAGGGAGCAAGGATGAAGGATAATTTATACTTTCTACCCGATCTGTCAACTCTAATCGATCGGAAATGCTGGCATTAGTTGCAATTTCTTTGTTCCTTACTCGCAAGGTAACACTACCTTTTTCTGTAAATTTTACGGCATTTCCCAAGATGTTGATCAAGATTTGTCGTAATTTACCTTCATCTGCTTGTACGTATTGGGGAACGTCGGGAGCAATGTCAAAGATTAAGTGTAAACCCTTAGATTCGGCTTTTAATCTGAGCATTTCTTCTAAACTGAAAAGCAAGCCAATTAAGTCAAAGTTGCTCAGATTTAGCTCTGCTTGCCCGGCTTCAATTTTAGACATTTCCAGAATGTCGTTGATTAAATTCAGTAGGTGTTCGCCAGCACGATTGATAATGCCTAAATTTTCTTGTTGCTGTTGGTTGAGTGTAGGATCTCGACTCATAACTTGAGTAAATCCCAAAATCGCATTTAAGGGAGTTCTCAATTCGTGGCTCATGGCTGCTAGAAATTCGCTTTTGGCGCGGTTGGCGGTGTCGGCGGCGATGGCAGCTTGTTGCAATGCCACTGACTGCTTTTGGGTCTGCGCTAGCAGTTCTGCTTGCTGCAAGACTACTCCTAATTGAGTTCCAATTTGAATTACAGTATTAATTTCTGTTTCGCTCCAAATTCGGGGGCCTGAATTTTGATAGCTTGCCAGTAATCCCCAAAGATTTTGACCGCAAAAAATGGGAACAATTATGTATGCTCTGGCTTGAAATTGCTCTAAAAGGTTGACATGACAAGGTGTAAACTCTGCGGTATAAATATCTTCTATTACTAGGAAATTAACTTTGTAAAAATTCGCTCCGCCATTGTTTTCTTGCAAATAAGGATCGGCTATGTTTTCAGAATTGCTAAGCAAGATTTTGAACGGCCAATTTTCGCGATCGAAATAACCATCTTTGAGATGGGGTTCGCCGTTTTGTTCCCGAAGTAGAGAAATCCAGCCGGGAGCCACAGACTCGGCGACAAAATTTCCGCTCCAGTCAGGGTTGAAGCGGAAGATGGCGGTGCGATCGCATTTAATTAGTTGCCGCAGCTCAACGGCTACGGCGTTGAATATAGTGTCAAAATCTAATGTCTGCCGTATTTTTTGAATGATTTTAGCGATCGCTTTCTCCCGCTGAGCACTCTCCTGTAATGCTAACTCTGCCTGTTTGCGATCGCTAATATCGACCCAATAACCAACGCACTCAATGGGATTGCCGGCTTCATCTTTCACCAGGCGAATGCGATCGTAAACCCAGCGGTAAGTCCCGTCTTTATGGAGAAAACGATATTCATAAGAGTCTTCCCCCTTCGACAACAGCAGAGAAAATCTGGCAAAGACACCCTTGGCATCTTCTGGGTGAAGGTGACTTGCCCAAAAATTGCTATCCTCTAGAAATTCTCGCGCGTTCCATCCCGCAACCGCCGTGACATTTTCGCTCAAGAATGCAAGTTTGCCATCTGGGGAAGGTTTGATGCTATATATCACCGCAGGACTAGCAGCAAGTAAATGTTGCAAGCGTTCTTTTGCCGATCGCAATTCTGATTCGACTCGCTTATTCTCTGTAATTTCCACTACGACTGCTCCCACCCCAGAAAGTCGAGATTCCTGCTCAAAAATTGGAAAGTAAGAAATCACCCAGTCGCGAACAACACCTGGCTGACTGGGTACTTCACCCGATATTTCTAGATTGATAATCGCTTTGCCGGTAGCATATACCTGCTCATAGATCGGTGTTAAAATAGGTGCAAGTAATGGCACAATTTCGGAGATAGTTTTGCCGATGTGATCTTGTATAGAAACTCCATTAATCTCTGCGAGGACTTCGTTGATTTGCAGGAATTGCCACTGACTATTTACAATCGCCATTCCCACAGGAGCGCAAGTAAAAAAGGCGTTGAGTCGAGCCTCCCGCAAGGCTAATTCTTGTTCGAGAAGTTTGCGATCGGTGATGTCCATTAGTGTACCGAACAGCCGCAGGACTTGACCAGAATCACTTTGCAACACTTCGCCTCTGGCATTAATGTAGCGGATCTCTTTGTCCAGCCTAATAATGCGAAAGTCCATTTCGTAGGACTCTCCCAGAGTAATCGCGCTTTCTACTGTAGCTAGCCAGTGTACTCGATCTTCAAGATGAATTTGTTGTATGTGTTCCTTTAGAGTTGGGGTGGGATCTTGTGGAGCTAGGCCGAAAATTTCCCTGATTTGATCTGACCAAGTAATTCTTTGAGTGCTAATATCGAATTCCCAATTGCCAAGGTGAGCAAGAGATTGAGCTTGTTGCAATTGTTCTAATAGTTTGGCTGCTTGTGCTTCTGCTTGTTTTCGCTCTAGTTCCGCAGCCGCACGAGCGGCAAATATTTTCAAAATTGACTCAATCCCTGCATCTTTAGCCATTGGCTTGATGTCTAAAACAGCTAAATGACCGATGGCATTTCCTTCGGTGTTAATTAGCGGAATTCCCCAATAACTTTCGACATTGAACTCAACTAAATCTCGGTCGTTGGGAAAGAGTTGTTGCACGCTATTTTCATAGTAGCATCCTTGCCCTTGAAACACATTTTCGCAGGGTGTATCTGCCAGATCGTAGTCCATGTTTTCAATCCATTCACAGCCATTCCAAAATGCTAATGTCTGCACTCTGGTTTTAGCAGGGCTGATAATCTCAGTAATTAAAGAGTAACGGACTTGTAAAACTTCGGCTAGATAGCGGACGCAACGCCGCAAAAATTCGGTACCCGTGCTAGAAGCTGTACCCTCAACAATTAATTTTAGAGCTTCTTCTCTGTGTTTGCGCTCGCTGATATCAGCAATCCGAACTAGATATATTTTCTGACCCATGACATCAATTTGCTTGGCTACCAAGTTTCCCCAGAAAACATTGCCTTGTTTGGTTACATATTCCAGTTCGAGAGTGCAAAAACCGTTGATATCGATGGCTTCTAAGTCAGAAGTAAGGGCTTCTGGCTGATAAGTTTGGCGGTGAAGTGTATGCCCTTGAATATTAAGTAATTGCTCTTTACTTTGGGCTTCAAACATTTCTACTGCCCGCTGATTGCAGTCGAAAATTAAGTTAGTTTTGGGATTTACTAGAAAAATAGCATCGGCGGCGGCTTCGACGAGGGCGCGATATTTGCTTTCGCTTTCCGTGAGGGCGATTTCTGCCGATCGCCGATCGCGGATTTCTTGTTGCAACTGGATGTTTTGGCGGTTTTGTTCGATGCGGGCTTGTTTTTCTTGTTTTAGCAATTCTGCATGAGCGATCGCGATTCCCAGTTGAGCCGCGATCGCTTCTAAGAGTTCAATCTCCTCTGGCTGCCATTCCCGAAAGCGATCGCATTGATGCAATCCGATAATACCGTTGGGTTTGCCTTTGTAAGAGGTGCGGACGCTCAGCATTGACTTGAGGTTAAAATGTTCGCACAGCGCTTGAACTGTCTGCAACAGCGGTTCGCAAGTAACGTCGTTGGTGGCGATCGCCCGCTCTTGGGACAATACCTGTTCGGCGTGGGGATTGCCAGCAAGGGGAATCTCCACAAATTCGATCGCAGGGTAGCTGGGAGTCCAATATTCCGCAGCAGTCAGCAATTTGGGAGTTGGCAACTCTGTGTAGAAGAGAATTTGCGTCCGATCGCTATTAAAAGCCTTGCCCACAACGGCAGCGGCAGTCTTGAAGATTTGCTCTGGATCGATGTGGGAGCGAATTTGCTCGGTTATTTCTCTGAGTAGGTTACTGCGGTGAAGTTGTTTAGAAAGAGCAGATTCTGCGAGTTGGCGATCGCGAATCTCCTGAGAAAGTAACGCATTTTGCTGTGTCAATTGCTTTTGCAGCCTTGAAATTTTCAGTTGATTCTCCACCCGCACCAACACCTCTTCTGCCTGAAAAGGTTTCGTGATGTAGTCAGCACCGCCAGCAGCAAAAGCTTCCAACTGATCTAACATTTCACTTTTAGCGGTGATAAAGATAACTGGGATATCGCGAGTGCGATCGTCTGCTTTGAGTTGAGTACAGATTTCTCGACCTTCCGGTGGCGGCATAACCATATCCAGTATGATTAGATCGGGTCGTTGAGCCCGTGCCGCTGCCACAGCCAAGCGGCTGTCAGATATTGACCTGACGATATAACCTCGCTCGCTCAAAAAGCTGTCGAACAAGTACAAAATATCCACGTTGTCGTCAACTACTAAAATATTTGCAGCCGTCGCAGTTTGATAGTCGCTCATTGTTTAATTTGGGCTTTTGGACTCAATCTCAAAATTTGATATTTTTAAATTTTGGCTTGTTAAATAATAGCTAAATCAACTCTGGAATCATTTATTGATTTTTTTACGATAGTTCAAACTTTAACATATTCAGGACTCACCCAACACTAATAGTAAGTAAATCCACCTAATTAAACATAAGATCGGGATGGCTAAAAAGCCGACTGTATAAACATTCTTCCTTCTCTCCTAGATAACTAAATTTTTCTTCCTTCTTCCTTCTCTCCTAGATAACTAAATCCTTCTTCCTTCTTCCTTCTTCCTTCTTCCTTCTACTTAATACCGCCCTCTGGGTGATGTGTTGTAACACCGAGATCGGAGTGGTAAGTAGAAGGACGTAATTAAACGGAAAAGACAGCTCGTACAGGTTTCTGGAATCAACACCAACTTTTTTAATTTGTGATAAGATTTTTCTTGAAGCTGCCGAATCTAGGTGTTATGGCAAGCCAACTATACTATATTGCAGTTGTCGGGTGGTCAACTAGGAAACTGCGATCGAGATAGGTGTTATGGAAAAATTCGTAACACCAGCCGTCCACAGGGTTTTAATCAACCACCAAGACAGCAGTTGACGCTATGAATGCAGACCTCCCCTAAACCCCGATTTTGATAGAGTATATCTAGCATGAACAGCCAACAATCGGAAGCCCCATTAGGATACATTTTAATAGTTGACGACCAACCAGATAACCTGCGGGTTTTATCCGCATTATTGAGAAAGCGGGGGTATGAATGCCGCCGCGCCATTAATGGGCAACTGGCACTTAGAGCTTGTAACTCAAACCCACCGGATTTGATTCTACTAGACATAGTAATGCCGGTTGTAGACGGTTACGAAGTCTGCAAACAACTCAAATCAGGCGAGAAAACCTGCGACATTCCAGTGATTTTCTTGAGCGCCAAAGGTGAAGTCTTTGAAAAAGTAAAAGCATTTGCCGCAGGCGGAGCGGACTACATCAGCAAGCCTTTTCACTCGGAAGAAGTTTTAGCTCGTGTAGAACATCAATTAACAATGCAGAGGCTGCAAAAGCAGCTCAAAGAACAAAATCAAATTCTGCAAGCAGAAATTAAGACTCGCTTAGGAGTTGAGAAAGTCCTGCAAGAGCAAAACAAAATCCTTCAAAAAGAAATCAGCGATCGGAAACAGGCAGAAGCAGCGCTAAGGGAAAGCGAGCGATTTACTCAGCAAATCGCCGAAGCCAGCCCAAATATATTATACATACACGACCTCATCGAGCAACGCAATATTTATATTAATGGTCAAATTCGCCAAGTTCTCGGTTATACTCCCCAAGAAATTCAAAATATGGGTTGTAAGTTGCTCTCAAATCTAATACACCCAGAAGATATTGTCAAACTACAAGAATATTATCAAAAAATTAAGAACTGCTCCAACGGCAATATATTTGAATTTGATTATAGGATGAAACATCAAGACGGTTCTTGGCGCTGGTTGAAGAGCCGAGATGCGATATTTGTCAGAACTCCCGAAGGCCAAGTCAAACAACTTCTAGGTACAGCCAGCGATATCACCGAGCAAAAGCAAACTGAAGATGAAATTCGTTTGCTACTAGCAACAACTCAAGCTATTAATCGCTCCCTAGATTTTCAAGATGCTTTAACAGTAATTCTCGGTTTATTTTGTACCAGCATCGGATGGGATTTTGCCGAAGCTTGGATTCCTGCGGGTAGAGAGGGTACAGTTTTAGTTTGTAGTGAAGGTTGGTATGGCAGCGACTTATCACTTGAAGAGTTTCGGCGTTTTAGCAAAAGATTCACCTTTGCATCAGGGATCGGACTACCAGGCCGTATTTGGTCTTCTGGAGAGCCAGAATGGATAGAAAATATTTGTGATTATAAGAATCCTATTTTCATAGGACGGACGCGCATCGCCGCAGCAATGGGGTTAAAAGCTTGTTTTGGCGTACCAATTTGTGCTAACAGAGTAGTTTTAGCTGTTTTAGTTTTCTTTAAGCGGTCAAAAAGCCTAAAAGATCGGCGCTTACTTGAGCTAGTAAATGCTGTGGCAACTCAGCTAGGTTCCCACATTCAACGCAAACAAGCAGAAGAAGCATTACAGCAGCAATTTTTGCGGGAGAGGCTAGTAGGAGCAAGTATCGAGCGGATTCGCCAGTCTCTGAAATTGGAAGAAGTGCTGAAAACTGCTGTGGAAGAAGTGCGTTATTTTTTGTCAACTGACCGCGTAGCAATCTATCACTTTAATCCTGATGGGATAGGGGCAATAGCTGTCGAGTCAGTGGGAGAGGACTGGATGCCTATTTGCGGAAAAGATATTCAAGACAATTGCTTTGTTGAAAATTATATTTCCCTTTACCAGGAAGGTCATATTTGTGCAATTGAAGATATTTATACTGCTGGTTTAAAGCACTGTTACCTTGATTTTCTCAGCAAATTTCAAGTTAAAGCTAATTTGGTAGTACCAATTTTGCAAAATAGTCAGGAGTCTGAAGTTAATGGCGAAAGCTCCCAATCAAAAATCAAAAATATATTATGGGGTCTGCTAATAGTCCATCACTGCAAAGGCCCTCGTGTTTGGCACTCCTCAGAAATCGAATCCCTCAGACAGTTGTGCGTGCAATTGGCAATTGCTATCCAACAATCGACACTTTTTGAACAAGCGCAAATCGAAATTTCCGAGCGCAAGCAAGCAGAATTAGCTCTGCAACAAGCTAAAGAAGCCGCTGAAGCTGCCAACCGTGCCAAAAGCGAATTTCTTGCTAATATGAGTCATGAGTTGCGAACGCCTTTGAACGGCATTTTAGGCTATACTCAAATCCTGAAAATGCACGACAATTTAACTTCTCAGCAGCAGGATAATCTCCAGACTATTCAAGACTGCGGCGGACATTTACTAACTCTAATTGATGACATTTTAGATCTCTCCAAAATTGAAGCGGAGAAAATGGAACTATACCCTACAGAGTTAGATTTTCGTAACTTTATTAAAAGTATTAGCGATCTTTTCCAGATGCGAGCTAGCCAAAAAAATATTGCCTTTACTTGTGAAGAATTATCGCAATTACCCAGGAGTATTTACGCTGACGAGAAAAGATTACGGCAAGTTCTAATTAATTTACTAGGCAATGCAGTTAAGTTTACCAACAGCGGCGGTGTAACTTTTAAAGTCGGCTGTTTAGAAGGTGGAGAATGGGGACTGGGAACGATCGGTAACAACGAACAACGAACAACTAACAATTACCAATTACCAATTATCAAACTTCGCTTTCAAGTAGAAGATACTGGCATTGGTATAGAAGCAAGTAAATTAGAAGAAATATTTTTACCGTTCCACCAAGTAAGCGATCGCGCTTATTCTACTGAAGGTACGGGACTGGGACTATCGATCAGCCAAAAATTAGTTAAGATGATGGGCGGCGAAATCGGCGTTAAAAGTGCCTTGAATAAAGGCAGCATTTTCTGGGTGGATTTAGAATTACCATTAGTTGAAAACAGTTACCCACTGGTTGAAACAAAGGAAGTACCCCAGATTGTTGGCTTTTTAGGCCATAAGCGCAAAGTTCTAGTAGTGGATGACAATCAGATAAATCGCGATATCTTACGCAATCTTCTTGAACCTTTAGGGTTTGAGATTATTGAAGCTGCCGATGGTAAAGAATGCCTGAATAAGGCTGTAGAATTCAAGCCAGATGTAATCTTAATGGATTTAGTAATGCCCGTAATGGACGGCTTTGAAGCTACTAGGCGATTGCGGTATTTACCAGAACTAAAAGATATAGTTTTACTCGCGATTAGTGCCAGTGCTTTCGATAATACTAAACTCGATTTTTTATTGGGAGGTAGTGATAATTTTCTGATCAAACCGATCGAAGTAAAGCAGCTTTTAGACAGATTACAACTACGTCTAGGATTAGAATGGATTTACAAAGATCGAGGGGGAAAAAGAAAAAAGAAGGATGAACCCCTGGATTCTTTTCAGACTGCGTGCAGTTTACAGAGTGATGAGCCCTTTATCTCCACATTAACGGAAACATCCTGCTTTCTTCCCCCTTCTAAAGACTCAATCGCTGCTTTGTTAAGCTCAGCGGAAATCGGGGATATCGAAGAAATTTTGGAGGAAGCTGCTAGGCTGGAAAACTTAGATACTAAATTAGTACCCTTTGCCAGTCATATGCGCCAATTAGCTAAAGGATTTCAGCTCTATAAAATTCAAAAACTCCTTCAGGGATATCTGGCACAATATTAATTAAACCTGTTGAATTTTCCTTTAAACTCAATCAGCAATTAAATTTAAAATGACAGATAAAAAAATTGAAAAAAATATCATACTCATCGTAGACGACAATCAAAATAATCTGGATGTGCTTTTCGATTTATTGAAGAAGTCCGGTTTTAAAGTCTTAGTAGCTCTTAACGGCGAAAGTGCAATTAAGCAAATTGAACGCATTCATCCTACTTTGATTCTCTTGGATGTGATGATGCCAGGAATTGATGGTTTTGAAACTTGCCGTAGGCTGAAAACCAATCCCACTACCCAAGACATTCCAGTAATTTTTATGACTGCACTTTCTGAGACAGTCAATAAAGTCCAGGGTTTTCAAGTAGGTGCTGTCGATTACATCACTAAGCCATTTCAGTATGAAGAGGTATTAAGCAGACTTAACACGCATCTAACTATCCGCAATCTACAAAAGAAACTTCAGGAAAAAAATGCAGAGCTTCTCGATGTCAACGACAACTTAGAAAAACTTATAGAACAAAAGACTAAACAACTGGTTCAACAAGAAAAAATAGCTATCATTGGGAGGTTAACCCAAGGATTATTTCACAATTTAAGAAATCCTCTTCAAGTTATTTTAACTACCGTTAATCTGATCGAAACAAAAGCGCAAGAAACTGAAGATATAGTATGTTTAAAGTATGGCGGGTATATTAACACTGCTGTTAACCAAATAAATGATATCGTAAATACCCTAATGCTCAAAAGCAGAAAAGAACAAGAGCAAGATTTAAAACCGATTAATATCAACGAACTTTTGCGGCGCGAGATTCAATTATTAGAAGCAGATTTTCAGTTCAACTCGACCATTAAAAAGAAATATATATTTGACGAGCAAATAGTCAGTATTCCTTTAATATATTGTCATATTTCCCAGATATTTCATAGCTTGGCTGAGAATGCAATTGATGCGATGTGGGGAGAAAAAGTTAAAGAACTAACTATTATTACTAGGCAAGACGATCGCCGAATCTACATAGACGTTAAAGATACCGGTTGTGGAATTGCATCTGAAAATATGTCAAAAATATTCGATCCTTTCTACACAACAAAGTTAGCAAATTACGAAGATAGGGAAGCAGGAGTTCCTACAGGGATTGGACTAGGACTTTATACTTGTCTTGAACTTTTAAAACCTTTTAAAGGAGAAATCGCCGTCAGCAGTAAACTGAAAAAGGGTAGCGTGTTTACGGTTATTTTACCCAAACAGCTTGAGGAATAATTAGCAGTCAGGAGATGGGGAGATGGGGAGATGGGGGAAATGAGGGAGCAACTTAATCAATTAAAAATTAAAAATGCAAAATTAAAAATTGTGAGATTTAAGTTTTAACTTTTAATTTTTAACTTTTAATTATAGCAACCGCTTTCGTCCTTTAGGGCAACTCAAGCGTGTTACCTCTGGTTCATAATCCATTAGGTCGTAAGCTTTTCCCTCTTCCCTCTTCCATCTTCCCTCTTCATAGTAATAAAATTAGCTCCAATTCAATCGAGATACTTTACTAGGTTGCTCTAGCTCTTGAATTTTCTCAACTGCATCTTGATAATACTGAGTTTTGCCTTGTTGCTGATAGATTTCTGCGGCTTTCTTAAAATCTGCGAGTGCTGCTTCCTTTTCTTTAAGGTAGTGGCGAATATTACCGCGATTGTAGTAAGCTTCGCCTAAATTAGGATTAAGCCGGAGGGCTTGGTCGTAATCGGAAAGTGCATACTGATAATTTTTTAATGCAGAGTAAGCCAGACCTCGATGTAGGTAGCCGATCGCATAGTTGGGATTGATACGAATTGCCTGGTTGTAATCAGCGATCGCTCCCTGAATATCGCCTTTGCTAGCACGAGCTAAACCTCGGTTACTATATATTCCAGGCTGGTTAGGATTGAGGCGAATCGCTTCGGTGAAGTCTTCAATCGCTCCAGAGTAATCGCCTTTTAGTAACTTATCTACACCTCGGTCAAAAAATTGGTCGATGCTCTTTTGAGCAGTAATTATGGGCGATAGCTCAGCTTTAACAGCAGAAGGTAGTCCGCTTAAAGCTGCAATAAGTCCTAAAAAAGTGATGGCTTTGTATATAGATTTCATGGTTTTTGTAATTTGTAGTCTTGGGGTCAGATAGAAGAATTTTAGACCGATAGTATTCGGCTCATTTGAATATATGTCCCACCCTAGAGCCACTTATGCACTATATGTTGTAAAATTTAAAGTCTAAAGTCTAAAATCCTAAATCGCCATGTCTTTTGTCGGCCTCCATATTCACAGTGACTATAGCCTGCTTGATGGAGCATCTCAGCTACCGCCCCTGATCGACCGAGCGGTGGAGTTGGGTATGCCCGCGATCGCGCTTACAGATCACGGAGTTATGTACGGCGCGATCGAACTTATTAAAGTTTGCCGTAATAAAAATATTACACCCATTATTGGCAATGAGATGTATGTAGTCAATGGCGATATTTCTGTCAAAGTTAAAGGCAGAAAAAAATACCATCAAGTTGTTTTAGCTAAAAATACTCAAGGTTATAAAAATCTAGTTAAATTAACGACCATTTCTCACTTACAAGGAATGCCAGAAAGAGGTCTTTTTGCCCGTCCTTGCATTAACAAAGAACTGTTGGAACAATATCATGAAGGTCTGATCGTCACCAGCGGTTGCAGAGCAGGCGAAGTCCCCCGCCTGATCGATCTAGGCAATCTAGAAGAGGCTCGAAAAGTAGCCAAATGGTACAAAGATTTATTTGGCGATGATTACTATTTAGAAATTCAAGATCATGGTTTCTGGGAAGACAGAATTGTGAATATTGAGCTGGTAAAAATTGGTAAAGAACTGGGAATTAAAATAGTTGCTACCAATGATTCCCACTTTACAGCTTGTAGTGATGTCGAAGCTCACGATGCTTTGCTGTGCATTCAAACTGGCAAACTGGTTGAGGATGAAAAGCGGATGCGCTACAGCGGAACTGAGTATTTGAAATCTGCTGAAGAAATGGCGCAACTATTTAGAGATCATTTACCAGATGATGTCATCAAAGAAGCAATTGCTAACACTTTAGAAGTCGCTGGTAAAATCAAAAAATACGAAATTTTTGACGAACCTCGCATTCCCACCTATGAAATCCCTCCAGATCACACAGCAGATACTTATGTAGAATATGTTGCATGGCAAGGATTGCTAGAACGATTTAAAGCCAAAGAGC contains:
- a CDS encoding response regulator; amino-acid sequence: MSDYQTATAANILVVDDNVDILYLFDSFLSERGYIVRSISDSRLAVAAARAQRPDLIILDMVMPPPEGREICTQLKADDRTRDIPVIFITAKSEMLDQLEAFAAGGADYITKPFQAEEVLVRVENQLKISRLQKQLTQQNALLSQEIRDRQLAESALSKQLHRSNLLREITEQIRSHIDPEQIFKTAAAVVGKAFNSDRTQILFYTELPTPKLLTAAEYWTPSYPAIEFVEIPLAGNPHAEQVLSQERAIATNDVTCEPLLQTVQALCEHFNLKSMLSVRTSYKGKPNGIIGLHQCDRFREWQPEEIELLEAIAAQLGIAIAHAELLKQEKQARIEQNRQNIQLQQEIRDRRSAEIALTESESKYRALVEAAADAIFLVNPKTNLIFDCNQRAVEMFEAQSKEQLLNIQGHTLHRQTYQPEALTSDLEAIDINGFCTLELEYVTKQGNVFWGNLVAKQIDVMGQKIYLVRIADISERKHREEALKLIVEGTASSTGTEFLRRCVRYLAEVLQVRYSLITEIISPAKTRVQTLAFWNGCEWIENMDYDLADTPCENVFQGQGCYYENSVQQLFPNDRDLVEFNVESYWGIPLINTEGNAIGHLAVLDIKPMAKDAGIESILKIFAARAAAELERKQAEAQAAKLLEQLQQAQSLAHLGNWEFDISTQRITWSDQIREIFGLAPQDPTPTLKEHIQQIHLEDRVHWLATVESAITLGESYEMDFRIIRLDKEIRYINARGEVLQSDSGQVLRLFGTLMDITDRKLLEQELALREARLNAFFTCAPVGMAIVNSQWQFLQINEVLAEINGVSIQDHIGKTISEIVPLLAPILTPIYEQVYATGKAIINLEISGEVPSQPGVVRDWVISYFPIFEQESRLSGVGAVVVEITENKRVESELRSAKERLQHLLAASPAVIYSIKPSPDGKLAFLSENVTAVAGWNAREFLEDSNFWASHLHPEDAKGVFARFSLLLSKGEDSYEYRFLHKDGTYRWVYDRIRLVKDEAGNPIECVGYWVDISDRKQAELALQESAQREKAIAKIIQKIRQTLDFDTIFNAVAVELRQLIKCDRTAIFRFNPDWSGNFVAESVAPGWISLLREQNGEPHLKDGYFDRENWPFKILLSNSENIADPYLQENNGGANFYKVNFLVIEDIYTAEFTPCHVNLLEQFQARAYIIVPIFCGQNLWGLLASYQNSGPRIWSETEINTVIQIGTQLGVVLQQAELLAQTQKQSVALQQAAIAADTANRAKSEFLAAMSHELRTPLNAILGFTQVMSRDPTLNQQQQENLGIINRAGEHLLNLINDILEMSKIEAGQAELNLSNFDLIGLLFSLEEMLRLKAESKGLHLIFDIAPDVPQYVQADEGKLRQILINILGNAVKFTEKGSVTLRVRNKEIATNASISDRLELTDRVESINYPSSLLPITSSLCLQFEVKDTGPGISPEEINQLFEAFTQTETGRKSQQGSGLGLPISQKFVQLMGGDIAVRSILKWGTAFTFDIPVIMVEARDIQTSQPQQKVIGLAPNQPNYRILVVEDRYENRLLLVALIRAIGFEVCEAENGREAIELWSNWEPHLIWMDMRMPVMDGYEATKYIKDKEHLRGQKTVIIGITASAFEEERSQVLSAGCDDFVRKPFRDEAILEMMAKHLEVSYLYQEHPESNDMLLSGQLISEIGEVLTMEAMALMPKNWTAELQQAATELDEKQIFILLNQVREEYPQIISALEHLVNNFRFDLIVDLIQENQ
- a CDS encoding response regulator, whose amino-acid sequence is MNSQQSEAPLGYILIVDDQPDNLRVLSALLRKRGYECRRAINGQLALRACNSNPPDLILLDIVMPVVDGYEVCKQLKSGEKTCDIPVIFLSAKGEVFEKVKAFAAGGADYISKPFHSEEVLARVEHQLTMQRLQKQLKEQNQILQAEIKTRLGVEKVLQEQNKILQKEISDRKQAEAALRESERFTQQIAEASPNILYIHDLIEQRNIYINGQIRQVLGYTPQEIQNMGCKLLSNLIHPEDIVKLQEYYQKIKNCSNGNIFEFDYRMKHQDGSWRWLKSRDAIFVRTPEGQVKQLLGTASDITEQKQTEDEIRLLLATTQAINRSLDFQDALTVILGLFCTSIGWDFAEAWIPAGREGTVLVCSEGWYGSDLSLEEFRRFSKRFTFASGIGLPGRIWSSGEPEWIENICDYKNPIFIGRTRIAAAMGLKACFGVPICANRVVLAVLVFFKRSKSLKDRRLLELVNAVATQLGSHIQRKQAEEALQQQFLRERLVGASIERIRQSLKLEEVLKTAVEEVRYFLSTDRVAIYHFNPDGIGAIAVESVGEDWMPICGKDIQDNCFVENYISLYQEGHICAIEDIYTAGLKHCYLDFLSKFQVKANLVVPILQNSQESEVNGESSQSKIKNILWGLLIVHHCKGPRVWHSSEIESLRQLCVQLAIAIQQSTLFEQAQIEISERKQAELALQQAKEAAEAANRAKSEFLANMSHELRTPLNGILGYTQILKMHDNLTSQQQDNLQTIQDCGGHLLTLIDDILDLSKIEAEKMELYPTELDFRNFIKSISDLFQMRASQKNIAFTCEELSQLPRSIYADEKRLRQVLINLLGNAVKFTNSGGVTFKVGCLEGGEWGLGTIGNNEQRTTNNYQLPIIKLRFQVEDTGIGIEASKLEEIFLPFHQVSDRAYSTEGTGLGLSISQKLVKMMGGEIGVKSALNKGSIFWVDLELPLVENSYPLVETKEVPQIVGFLGHKRKVLVVDDNQINRDILRNLLEPLGFEIIEAADGKECLNKAVEFKPDVILMDLVMPVMDGFEATRRLRYLPELKDIVLLAISASAFDNTKLDFLLGGSDNFLIKPIEVKQLLDRLQLRLGLEWIYKDRGGKRKKKDEPLDSFQTACSLQSDEPFISTLTETSCFLPPSKDSIAALLSSAEIGDIEEILEEAARLENLDTKLVPFASHMRQLAKGFQLYKIQKLLQGYLAQY
- a CDS encoding tetratricopeptide repeat protein, with the translated sequence MKSIYKAITFLGLIAALSGLPSAVKAELSPIITAQKSIDQFFDRGVDKLLKGDYSGAIEDFTEAIRLNPNQPGIYSNRGLARASKGDIQGAIADYNQAIRINPNYAIGYLHRGLAYSALKNYQYALSDYDQALRLNPNLGEAYYNRGNIRHYLKEKEAALADFKKAAEIYQQQGKTQYYQDAVEKIQELEQPSKVSRLNWS
- a CDS encoding hybrid sensor histidine kinase/response regulator — encoded protein: MTDKKIEKNIILIVDDNQNNLDVLFDLLKKSGFKVLVALNGESAIKQIERIHPTLILLDVMMPGIDGFETCRRLKTNPTTQDIPVIFMTALSETVNKVQGFQVGAVDYITKPFQYEEVLSRLNTHLTIRNLQKKLQEKNAELLDVNDNLEKLIEQKTKQLVQQEKIAIIGRLTQGLFHNLRNPLQVILTTVNLIETKAQETEDIVCLKYGGYINTAVNQINDIVNTLMLKSRKEQEQDLKPININELLRREIQLLEADFQFNSTIKKKYIFDEQIVSIPLIYCHISQIFHSLAENAIDAMWGEKVKELTIITRQDDRRIYIDVKDTGCGIASENMSKIFDPFYTTKLANYEDREAGVPTGIGLGLYTCLELLKPFKGEIAVSSKLKKGSVFTVILPKQLEE